One genomic segment of Paenibacillus xylanexedens includes these proteins:
- a CDS encoding helix-turn-helix transcriptional regulator: protein MKQLIAKRLIELRGDTSREETSHAIGISVSALQMYENAQRIPKDEIKIRIANYYGKTVQEIFFDFEPHETCSFKKGAS, encoded by the coding sequence ATGAAACAATTGATTGCTAAGCGGCTTATTGAGCTTCGAGGCGATACCAGCAGAGAAGAAACATCACACGCTATAGGAATCAGCGTTAGTGCGTTGCAGATGTATGAAAATGCTCAGCGGATTCCGAAAGACGAAATTAAAATACGAATCGCCAATTACTATGGAAAAACAGTACAGGAAATTTTTTTTGACTTTGAACCGCACGAAACGTGTTCTTTCAAGAAAGGAGCGAGCTAG
- a CDS encoding recombinase family protein, with product MKAALYIRVSTDRQNEEGFSMEAQHDLLMELLEKKGMELYRVYSDPGISGRTIKKRPGIQRLIEDMKAGKFDAVLIHKLDRLSRNLGDLYDFIAMINKLNKRFVVASLGSEEIDTQSPMGKAFLYFNGIFAEIYSDNLREETLKGLTKKMENGGLHMSKAPLGYDIEVIDEKRQLVVNEYESELIKEVFRLYLAGKGVVSIAKHMNGHSRGKEGGVWDSKYVRIVLQNHTYTGHNHFKPVLWEESKRIIKPGEHEAIISMEDFLKVRKMMERRGENHMSKHSYDYPYGGIVKCGLCGATYIGNASRQTLADKTVRVYRSYRCRNQYSNKTCDAPGISEPHLQQLIFERLQITNKKLQDKKTNAQAKSDQRMLQKEIEVSNRRRKNWMLALGDGKLSPDDYANLIDDEEARMKAITAQYEEKEDYYINELSTEEIKDMMANLKDNWVLIEPETQKLLVQSMFRQIVIKKESDRWNIIQMLTV from the coding sequence ATGAAAGCAGCCCTATACATCCGCGTAAGTACAGACAGACAGAATGAAGAAGGGTTCTCCATGGAAGCTCAGCATGATTTACTTATGGAGCTGCTGGAGAAGAAAGGAATGGAGTTATACCGTGTCTATTCCGATCCAGGAATCAGTGGTAGAACAATTAAAAAGCGGCCAGGTATTCAAAGACTAATTGAAGATATGAAAGCTGGAAAGTTCGATGCTGTATTGATTCATAAGTTAGATCGACTCAGCCGCAACCTAGGAGACTTGTATGACTTTATTGCCATGATCAATAAGCTGAATAAGCGGTTCGTTGTAGCGTCTCTGGGGAGCGAGGAAATCGATACACAATCGCCAATGGGTAAAGCCTTCCTATATTTCAATGGGATATTCGCCGAAATCTACTCAGATAACCTCCGAGAAGAAACCCTGAAGGGCCTCACGAAGAAAATGGAGAATGGTGGACTGCACATGTCCAAGGCTCCGCTTGGATACGACATAGAGGTCATTGATGAAAAACGCCAGTTAGTCGTAAATGAATATGAGTCGGAGTTAATCAAAGAGGTATTCCGGCTGTACCTTGCTGGCAAAGGGGTTGTGTCCATAGCGAAACATATGAATGGGCACAGTCGCGGAAAAGAAGGTGGAGTATGGGACAGCAAGTATGTAAGGATCGTACTGCAGAACCATACTTACACCGGTCATAATCACTTCAAGCCGGTACTGTGGGAAGAATCCAAAAGGATCATCAAACCTGGGGAACATGAAGCAATTATTTCTATGGAGGATTTCCTTAAGGTACGTAAGATGATGGAGCGTCGCGGAGAGAATCACATGAGCAAACATAGTTATGATTATCCTTATGGAGGAATTGTTAAGTGTGGTTTGTGTGGAGCTACTTACATCGGTAATGCATCGAGACAGACACTTGCTGATAAAACAGTTCGAGTATATAGAAGCTATCGTTGCCGAAATCAATATTCTAATAAAACTTGTGACGCTCCTGGAATCTCAGAACCTCACCTGCAGCAACTCATTTTCGAACGATTGCAGATTACCAATAAAAAGCTTCAGGACAAAAAAACGAACGCTCAGGCCAAGAGTGACCAGCGCATGTTACAGAAAGAAATTGAGGTTTCCAATCGACGCCGGAAAAACTGGATGCTCGCCCTAGGTGATGGAAAACTGTCTCCTGATGATTATGCCAACTTGATTGACGACGAAGAAGCACGAATGAAGGCAATCACTGCTCAGTACGAAGAAAAAGAAGATTATTACATTAACGAGCTGTCCACAGAAGAGATTAAAGACATGATGGCCAACTTGAAAGATAACTGGGTACTGATCGAACCTGAGACGCAAAAGCTACTTGTGCAATCCATGTTCCGTCAGATTGTAATAAAAAAAGAATCAGATCGGTGGAACATCATTCAGATGCTCACCGTCTGA
- the secG gene encoding preprotein translocase subunit SecG produces the protein MDIALKLLLVVFSIGLITVVLLQHGKSAGLAGAISGGAEHLFGKTKARGLDLFLQRATVVLGAGFMILSIVVTVVSK, from the coding sequence ATGGATATTGCTTTGAAATTGCTGCTCGTTGTTTTCTCGATCGGTCTAATCACTGTAGTATTGCTGCAGCACGGGAAAAGCGCTGGTTTGGCGGGTGCCATCTCCGGTGGTGCGGAACATCTTTTCGGTAAAACGAAAGCGCGCGGATTGGATCTCTTCCTGCAACGTGCAACGGTGGTACTGGGTGCAGGATTTATGATTTTGTCTATTGTTGTTACGGTTGTTTCCAAGTAA
- a CDS encoding helix-turn-helix domain-containing protein — MATFGQKLRAIRTGNNLTQKDLATIFKVSESAIGMYERDEREPSFKFINDVADRFEVTTDYLLGRTSDANQGTSKVISKGAKEFLSAVELADDEAILKLKGMLRHEGNELSDDAIREIISYARYKANQE; from the coding sequence ATGGCCACTTTTGGGCAAAAGTTACGTGCAATCCGCACGGGAAACAATTTAACGCAAAAAGACCTTGCTACAATATTCAAGGTCAGTGAAAGCGCGATTGGTATGTATGAAAGAGACGAACGGGAACCGTCATTTAAATTTATTAATGATGTTGCGGACCGTTTTGAGGTAACCACAGATTACTTGCTAGGAAGAACTAGTGATGCAAATCAAGGCACATCCAAGGTTATTTCAAAAGGAGCAAAAGAATTCCTTAGTGCAGTTGAATTAGCTGACGATGAAGCAATCTTAAAACTAAAAGGAATGTTGCGCCACGAAGGTAATGAATTATCTGACGATGCTATAAGAGAAATTATTTCTTATGCTCGCTACAAAGCAAATCAAGAATAA
- the smpB gene encoding SsrA-binding protein SmpB has translation MGKNDGQSKVLAQNKKASHDYFIEDTYEAGMVLTGTEIKSLRNGRANIGDAFATIRNGEIHIHNMHISPFEQGNRNNPLDPTRTRKLLMHKVQIHKLLGLSKQDGYSIVPLKIYIRNGYAKLLLGLGKGKKQYDKRETAAKRDAQRDIQRVLREKQKVAR, from the coding sequence ATGGGCAAGAATGATGGACAGAGTAAAGTGCTCGCACAGAATAAAAAGGCTTCCCATGACTACTTCATTGAAGATACGTATGAAGCGGGCATGGTGCTTACCGGAACGGAGATCAAATCTCTTCGTAACGGCCGTGCGAATATTGGTGATGCATTTGCCACGATTCGAAACGGTGAGATTCATATTCACAATATGCATATTAGTCCTTTTGAACAAGGGAACCGAAATAATCCGCTCGATCCAACACGTACGCGCAAGTTGCTGATGCATAAAGTGCAGATTCACAAGTTGCTCGGTTTGTCGAAACAGGATGGGTACAGCATTGTGCCGCTGAAAATTTATATCCGCAACGGTTACGCAAAGCTCTTGCTTGGACTGGGTAAAGGTAAGAAGCAATACGACAAACGTGAAACTGCCGCGAAGCGCGATGCTCAACGTGATATCCAACGGGTACTGCGCGAGAAGCAGAAGGTTGCGCGTTAA
- a CDS encoding helix-turn-helix domain-containing protein, with amino-acid sequence MKFGTVMRLCRERAGFTQEQMADKLHRTQACVSKFEKDHKIPDMTTMMRWAEVTGAREVVVAFLYGMDGINMIQRLIGG; translated from the coding sequence ATGAAGTTCGGAACGGTTATGAGGCTTTGCCGAGAACGAGCTGGTTTCACGCAAGAGCAAATGGCGGACAAGCTCCATCGCACGCAAGCCTGTGTAAGCAAATTTGAAAAGGATCATAAGATTCCGGACATGACGACGATGATGCGGTGGGCAGAGGTAACAGGCGCTAGAGAAGTCGTCGTTGCATTCTTGTACGGGATGGACGGGATCAACATGATTCAAAGATTGATAGGGGGATAA
- the rnr gene encoding ribonuclease R — MITEQQLLDFMRETAYKPMTYQELEQHFAIEDAADFKAFLIMLNTLEESGKVLLTRNNRYGMPERMDLVRGRLQAHAKGFAFLIPEDREHPDVYIHANDMKSAMNGDTVLVKVTSQGPSGGRLEGEIVRIVTRAVTQVVGVFQSHEVYGFVIPDDKRINRDIFIPRTNFAGAVDGQKVVAKIVSYPEGRAAAEGEVIEILGHKDEPGIDILSVIRKHQLPEAFPDEVVEEAEKAPESITDEEIVQQGRRDLRGLNIVTIDGEDAKDLDDAVNVEKLPNGNYRLGVHIADVGYYVQENSKLDQEAYNRGCSVYLVDRVIPMLPQRLSNGICSLNPQVDRLTLSCEMEFNDQMKVVKHDIFTSVIKTKERMTYSNVRKILEGEEPELLERYKDLVDDFHLMKEIALKLRAMRMRRGAVDFDFEESKIIVDAECKPVDIVKRERSIAEQIIEEFMLAANETVAEHFHWLKVPFIYRVHEDPDQEKLQNFLAFAANFGHQVKGRGNAIHPRALQSLLEDIKETKEQTVISTMMLRSMKQAKYDSEMSGHFGLAAEFYSHFTSPIRRYPDLVIHRVIREVIENNGALPENRQEYLAARMSDIAQQSSERERVAVEAERDTEKMKKAEYMLDKVGEEFEGMISSVTSFGMFIELENTVEGLIRLSALTDDYYHFDDQHMALIGERTSKVFRIGDEVKIRVARVSMEEYTIDFEMVDMKPRGERPGGFGGGRGGKGGRPSSGGGRGGAKGGPGGFSGSRGGKGSSSAAGVSRGGRSTEESSKGGRGGGAASAGAGAGSSGGYAGKGGGKPKGERRASDAGGSTGRGKGAVSFGFGSGKGGYSSTSGGSDSSSTGGQGSGLNSGSGRGEGSFKSGKGGSKGGKGGSGRKNTSPSGVFIGENATPGGAQEGGAPRRKRKKSKGAAGNGTAAFVRKKKK, encoded by the coding sequence ATGATAACAGAACAACAATTGCTCGACTTCATGCGGGAAACCGCTTATAAACCTATGACTTATCAGGAGTTGGAACAGCACTTCGCTATTGAAGATGCAGCTGATTTCAAAGCCTTTTTGATTATGCTTAATACGCTGGAGGAATCCGGTAAAGTTTTGCTGACCCGTAACAATCGCTATGGCATGCCAGAGCGCATGGATTTGGTACGTGGACGTTTACAGGCTCACGCCAAAGGTTTTGCTTTCCTTATCCCTGAGGATCGGGAGCACCCGGATGTGTACATTCACGCCAATGATATGAAGAGTGCGATGAATGGTGACACGGTATTGGTTAAAGTCACATCTCAAGGACCTTCAGGTGGTCGACTGGAGGGTGAGATTGTCCGTATTGTTACTCGTGCTGTGACACAAGTCGTTGGTGTGTTCCAAAGCCATGAGGTGTACGGATTTGTCATTCCGGATGATAAACGGATTAATCGCGATATTTTCATCCCACGTACCAACTTTGCTGGGGCGGTTGATGGACAAAAGGTCGTAGCAAAGATCGTCAGCTATCCGGAGGGCCGTGCGGCAGCCGAGGGTGAAGTGATCGAGATTCTCGGTCATAAGGATGAGCCGGGTATTGATATTTTGTCCGTCATTCGCAAGCATCAGTTGCCTGAAGCTTTCCCCGATGAAGTGGTAGAAGAGGCGGAAAAAGCACCTGAATCCATCACGGATGAAGAGATTGTACAACAGGGTCGCCGTGATCTGCGCGGACTTAACATTGTCACGATTGATGGCGAAGATGCCAAGGATCTGGATGATGCTGTTAACGTAGAGAAGCTGCCTAATGGTAACTATCGTCTGGGTGTTCATATTGCCGACGTTGGCTATTATGTACAGGAGAATTCCAAGCTTGATCAGGAAGCTTACAACCGTGGATGCAGTGTGTATCTGGTGGATCGGGTTATTCCGATGTTGCCACAGCGTCTGTCCAACGGGATCTGTAGTTTAAACCCACAGGTAGATCGCCTGACCCTGTCATGTGAAATGGAGTTTAACGACCAGATGAAGGTTGTAAAACATGACATTTTCACAAGTGTAATCAAAACCAAAGAGCGGATGACGTATTCCAACGTCCGTAAAATCCTTGAAGGTGAAGAGCCGGAATTGCTCGAGCGATATAAGGATCTGGTAGATGATTTCCATTTGATGAAAGAGATTGCCTTGAAGCTGCGTGCTATGCGTATGCGCCGTGGTGCGGTTGACTTTGATTTTGAAGAATCCAAAATCATTGTGGACGCAGAATGCAAACCGGTAGATATCGTGAAACGGGAGCGTTCGATTGCCGAGCAAATCATTGAGGAATTCATGTTGGCAGCGAACGAAACAGTGGCAGAGCATTTCCACTGGTTGAAGGTTCCGTTCATCTATCGTGTGCACGAAGATCCCGATCAGGAAAAACTGCAAAATTTCCTCGCCTTTGCGGCGAATTTTGGACACCAGGTCAAAGGACGTGGCAATGCGATTCATCCACGTGCGCTTCAATCGTTGCTTGAGGATATCAAAGAAACGAAAGAACAAACCGTGATTAGTACGATGATGCTCCGTTCGATGAAACAGGCGAAGTATGATTCTGAAATGTCGGGTCACTTTGGCCTCGCGGCAGAATTCTATAGTCACTTTACGTCTCCAATTCGTCGTTATCCCGATCTTGTCATTCACCGGGTGATTCGCGAAGTCATTGAAAATAATGGTGCTTTGCCGGAGAACCGTCAGGAGTATTTGGCAGCACGTATGTCCGATATTGCGCAGCAGTCTTCTGAACGTGAACGTGTGGCGGTAGAAGCTGAGCGGGATACGGAGAAAATGAAAAAAGCCGAGTACATGCTCGACAAAGTAGGCGAAGAGTTCGAAGGCATGATCAGCAGTGTGACCAGCTTTGGTATGTTCATTGAACTGGAGAACACGGTTGAAGGTCTGATTCGCCTGAGCGCACTCACGGACGACTATTACCATTTTGACGATCAGCATATGGCTCTGATTGGTGAACGTACCTCGAAAGTCTTCCGCATCGGTGATGAAGTGAAGATCCGTGTGGCACGTGTAAGCATGGAAGAGTATACGATTGATTTTGAAATGGTCGATATGAAACCTCGCGGTGAACGTCCTGGCGGCTTCGGTGGCGGACGTGGCGGTAAAGGTGGACGTCCTAGTAGCGGCGGCGGACGCGGTGGTGCCAAGGGTGGACCAGGTGGATTCAGCGGTTCGCGTGGCGGCAAAGGCAGCTCATCCGCTGCTGGAGTCAGCCGTGGTGGCAGATCAACGGAAGAAAGCAGCAAAGGTGGACGTGGCGGTGGAGCAGCAAGTGCAGGCGCGGGCGCAGGTTCATCTGGTGGCTACGCAGGTAAAGGCGGCGGCAAACCAAAAGGTGAGCGTCGTGCTAGTGATGCTGGTGGATCAACTGGCCGGGGTAAAGGCGCAGTGAGCTTTGGTTTTGGCTCAGGTAAAGGCGGATATAGCTCTACATCGGGTGGTTCGGATAGTAGTTCAACCGGTGGACAAGGAAGTGGTCTGAACAGCGGCAGCGGTCGCGGTGAAGGAAGCTTTAAGTCTGGCAAGGGCGGCAGTAAAGGTGGCAAAGGCGGAAGTGGACGCAAAAACACTTCGCCAAGCGGCGTATTTATTGGAGAGAATGCAACTCCTGGTGGCGCTCAGGAAGGCGGAGCACCACGACGCAAGCGGAAGAAGAGCAAAGGTGCAGCTGGTAACGGCACGGCAGCTTTTGTACGGAAAAAGAAAAAATAA